In a genomic window of Streptomyces roseoviridis:
- a CDS encoding helix-turn-helix domain-containing protein, producing the protein MTDATDLAARAGDRDPRVGLRAVSALRRLLEQLEAVQVCSARNQGWSWQEIATELGVSRQAVHKKYGRQ; encoded by the coding sequence ATGACCGATGCGACCGATCTCGCCGCACGGGCGGGCGACCGCGACCCCCGGGTCGGACTCCGGGCCGTCTCGGCCCTGCGGCGACTGCTGGAACAACTCGAAGCCGTCCAGGTGTGCAGCGCGCGCAACCAGGGATGGTCGTGGCAGGAGATCGCGACCGAACTGGGAGTCAGCCGCCAGGCCGTCCACAAGAAGTACGGGAGGCAGTGA
- a CDS encoding Clp protease N-terminal domain-containing protein: MFERFTKAARSVVKGAAAHAERGGAAVVTGEHLLLALLDQDDTRAAAALRTLCPPGRRPSLAAALADARRRAGLSRADAEALADLGIDVGAIVARVEETHGTGALAADRKDAGRRPGRRSFSREAKTVLEKSLRVMLARKDREIGDEHILLALTTTGGVVAEALADHGVTYAAVDAALSAPASAP, translated from the coding sequence ATGTTCGAACGGTTCACCAAAGCCGCACGCTCCGTGGTGAAAGGAGCGGCCGCGCACGCGGAGCGCGGCGGCGCGGCGGTCGTCACCGGCGAGCACCTGCTCCTGGCCCTGCTCGACCAGGACGACACCCGGGCCGCGGCGGCCCTGCGCACGCTCTGCCCGCCCGGCCGCCGCCCCTCGCTGGCCGCCGCCCTGGCCGACGCCCGCCGCCGGGCGGGACTCTCCCGGGCCGACGCGGAGGCCCTGGCGGACCTCGGCATCGACGTCGGCGCGATCGTGGCCCGGGTCGAGGAGACCCACGGCACCGGCGCGCTCGCCGCCGACCGCAAGGACGCCGGGCGGAGGCCCGGCCGCCGGTCCTTCTCGCGGGAGGCCAAGACCGTCCTGGAGAAGTCCCTCCGGGTGATGTTGGCCCGCAAGGACCGCGAGATCGGCGACGAGCACATCCTCCTGGCGCTCACCACGACGGGCGGAGTCGTCGCCGAGGCCCTGGCCGACCACGGCGTGACGTACGCCGCCGTCGACGCCGCGCTCTCCGCCCCCGCCTCCGCACCCTGA
- a CDS encoding LysR family transcriptional regulator: MDLDAVRTFVAVADGGRFHEAAAELAVTQQAVSKRIAALERHLGVRLFTRTARGSELTIDGQAFLPHARELLRLAERAVASVRPGRRPLRVDVIASRGAASGLMRGFHPAHPETDLDVVWLFDIETAVAALRSGEIDASFRAVAAPGRPLPDDIESVRVLDEPLQLLTGPAHALAGARSVPLARLAGHRIWMPGIVPGTEWAAYYDDLVAEFGLTIEATGPNFGSDALLDTVADTPALATFMGEHTRLVWPAGHGLRRIPVTDPTPVYPHSLLWHRDNPHPALAALRAHLAATAPSGVGAAGTWTPGWANGH, encoded by the coding sequence ATGGATCTCGACGCCGTCCGCACCTTCGTCGCCGTCGCCGACGGGGGCCGTTTCCATGAGGCCGCCGCCGAACTGGCGGTCACCCAGCAGGCCGTCTCCAAGCGCATCGCCGCGCTGGAGCGCCACCTCGGCGTGCGGCTGTTCACCCGTACCGCGCGCGGCTCCGAGCTGACCATCGACGGGCAGGCCTTCCTCCCCCACGCGCGCGAGCTGCTGCGCCTCGCCGAGCGCGCGGTCGCCTCCGTGCGTCCCGGCCGCCGTCCGCTGCGCGTCGACGTGATCGCCTCGCGCGGGGCGGCGTCGGGCCTGATGCGGGGCTTCCACCCTGCGCACCCGGAGACCGATCTGGACGTGGTGTGGCTGTTCGACATCGAGACCGCGGTCGCCGCCCTGCGATCCGGTGAGATCGACGCCTCGTTCCGCGCGGTGGCCGCGCCCGGCCGGCCGCTCCCCGATGACATCGAGTCCGTCCGGGTGCTCGACGAACCGCTCCAGCTCCTCACCGGCCCCGCGCACGCGCTTGCGGGTGCCCGGTCGGTGCCCCTCGCCCGGCTCGCCGGGCACCGGATCTGGATGCCCGGCATCGTTCCCGGTACGGAGTGGGCCGCCTACTACGACGACCTGGTGGCGGAGTTCGGGCTCACCATCGAGGCGACCGGCCCCAACTTCGGATCCGACGCGCTGCTCGACACCGTCGCGGACACGCCGGCCCTGGCCACCTTCATGGGCGAGCACACCCGCCTGGTCTGGCCGGCCGGCCACGGTCTGCGGCGCATCCCCGTGACCGACCCGACGCCCGTCTATCCGCACTCACTGCTCTGGCACCGCGACAACCCGCACCCGGCACTGGCCGCCCTCCGCGCCCACCTCGCCGCCACGGCGCCGTCCGGTGTCGGCGCCGCCGGCACGTGGACGCCGGGCTGGGCGAACGGGCACTGA
- a CDS encoding LysE family translocator — translation MLTFAAASLVLIMIPGPDQALITRSALAGGRRAGLLTMVGGVLGLVVHVGAAVLGISAVLLASATAFTVLKVVGAVYLVWMGIATLRGARRTLREKPEESGAGDQGAPGGRYVRYGFLSNALNPKVALFFVTFLPQFLPPDGHVFPRAMVLSLVFAALYLLWFSLYVITVDRLGRVLRRPRVRARIEQVTGLLLIGFAVRLALQSP, via the coding sequence GTGCTGACCTTCGCCGCCGCCTCCCTGGTCCTCATCATGATCCCCGGCCCCGACCAGGCACTGATCACCCGCAGCGCCCTGGCGGGCGGGCGCCGGGCCGGACTGCTCACCATGGTGGGCGGCGTCCTCGGCCTGGTCGTCCACGTGGGAGCGGCCGTCCTCGGCATCTCGGCGGTGCTGCTCGCCTCGGCGACCGCGTTCACCGTCCTCAAGGTCGTGGGCGCGGTGTACCTGGTGTGGATGGGCATCGCGACCCTGCGCGGCGCCCGCCGCACCCTGCGGGAGAAGCCCGAGGAGTCCGGGGCGGGCGACCAGGGCGCGCCCGGCGGCCGATACGTGCGGTACGGCTTCCTCTCCAACGCCCTCAACCCGAAGGTCGCCTTGTTCTTCGTGACCTTCCTGCCGCAGTTCCTGCCCCCCGACGGTCACGTCTTCCCCCGGGCCATGGTCCTGTCCCTGGTGTTCGCGGCGCTCTACCTGCTCTGGTTCAGTCTCTACGTGATCACCGTCGACCGCCTCGGCCGCGTCCTGCGCCGCCCCCGCGTCCGCGCCCGCATCGAACAGGTCACCGGACTCCTGCTGATCGGCTTCGCGGTCCGGCTCGCGTTGCAGTCGCCCTGA
- a CDS encoding CsbD family protein: MAKKAKGKMEQVKGKAKEAAGKMTGNERMQAEGKTEQIKGKAREATGKTQEQARGVKDSLGRRHES; this comes from the coding sequence ATGGCTAAGAAGGCCAAGGGCAAGATGGAGCAGGTCAAGGGCAAGGCGAAGGAAGCCGCCGGCAAGATGACCGGCAACGAGCGCATGCAGGCCGAAGGAAAGACCGAGCAGATCAAGGGCAAGGCGCGGGAAGCGACCGGCAAGACGCAGGAGCAGGCCCGCGGGGTCAAGGACTCGCTGGGCCGCCGTCACGAGTCCTGA